In one Paenibacillus sp. JQZ6Y-1 genomic region, the following are encoded:
- a CDS encoding NUDIX hydrolase — MIRVNVAYSLITDATQSKVLAVCNIDPAGDRWSLPGGAVEQNEPLDQAAIREAKEETGLDIKVNGIVAINERVLLDRQEQALFITFKGEIVGGHEEVVRADEISEIAWLDIEVAEELMPFYKDGLRKLIMSEGIPYWDHDRD; from the coding sequence ATGATCAGAGTCAATGTAGCTTATTCTTTAATTACCGATGCCACTCAGTCCAAAGTATTAGCTGTTTGCAATATCGACCCAGCTGGTGATCGCTGGTCACTGCCGGGCGGAGCAGTAGAGCAGAACGAGCCTTTGGATCAGGCAGCCATTCGAGAAGCCAAGGAAGAGACAGGGCTGGATATTAAAGTAAATGGAATTGTAGCAATAAATGAACGTGTGTTGTTGGATAGGCAAGAGCAGGCGTTATTTATTACCTTTAAAGGTGAAATTGTTGGCGGTCATGAGGAAGTAGTCAGAGCAGATGAGATTTCGGAGATTGCTTGGTTGGATATTGAGGTAGCCGAAGAGTTGATGCCTTTTTACAAAGATGGATTACGCAAGTTGATCATGAGCGAGGGCATCCCGTATTGGGATCATGATAGAGATTAA
- a CDS encoding DUF6794 domain-containing protein yields the protein MDRKKIAIDSLNGLIDYIIKHDLDDTKKNQLRALDNTIGLHFSLGMYIRNHYELSDESKVPKLIYEFRTMWVEDHVERSDEKDEETRSFYTFLFRGMPLDDEISAYIIKEIWGRMKTAE from the coding sequence ATGGACAGGAAGAAGATAGCTATTGATTCTTTGAACGGATTAATCGATTACATAATAAAACACGATCTGGATGACACCAAGAAGAACCAGCTAAGAGCACTGGATAACACCATTGGTTTGCACTTTTCATTAGGCATGTACATACGTAATCATTACGAGCTTTCAGATGAGAGTAAAGTTCCTAAACTGATATATGAATTTAGAACAATGTGGGTTGAAGATCATGTTGAAAGATCGGATGAAAAAGATGAAGAAACGCGAAGCTTTTATACGTTTTTATTCAGAGGAATGCCATTAGATGATGAAATATCGGCTTACATTATAAAAGAAATTTGGGGAAGAATGAAGACAGCAGAATGA
- a CDS encoding FAD-dependent monooxygenase codes for MNVHKALISGASIAGLSTAFWLSKAGWEVTIIERASAFRDGGQNVDVRGIAREVLQKMGLEDQVRQQTTTEEGTAFVNEKGQVVGAFPVEDSDGMTAELEILRGDLARIVLESLPPSIDIRYGEWIDDVIHHDEQVEIQLHSGQTEYYDLLIIAEGVRSKTRDALFGDRVSRRELGLNIAYGTIERTAEDDRWWRWYTATAGRQISLRPDNQGTIRAMLAFKDRANSLAAMPSDEARAQLRDIFAGAGWQDERVVNGFATSKDVYFDYLTQIMMSTWSEGRVCVTGDAAWCVTPIGGGGSSLALIGGYVLAAFLSQSESNDVASIRTCLDKYEQWMRPIIDKAQHLPPGAPDFFYPQTKLGVGTMQTFIRIASFGPFRKLASRIGHVARTKQQLPDIRIVQTIL; via the coding sequence ATGAACGTTCACAAAGCGCTTATTTCGGGTGCAAGTATTGCCGGACTCAGCACGGCTTTCTGGTTGAGTAAAGCAGGCTGGGAAGTCACCATTATTGAGCGCGCCAGCGCATTTCGAGATGGGGGACAAAATGTCGATGTACGCGGCATTGCACGCGAAGTTTTGCAAAAGATGGGACTGGAAGATCAGGTACGCCAGCAAACTACGACCGAGGAAGGCACGGCATTTGTGAATGAAAAAGGGCAGGTGGTCGGTGCCTTTCCAGTAGAGGATTCGGATGGAATGACAGCGGAGCTAGAGATTCTACGCGGTGATCTAGCACGTATTGTACTGGAATCTCTTCCACCAAGTATCGATATTCGGTACGGCGAATGGATTGATGATGTGATTCATCATGACGAGCAGGTGGAGATTCAACTGCATTCCGGGCAAACGGAATATTACGATCTGCTCATTATCGCGGAAGGCGTTCGTTCCAAAACGCGGGATGCCCTGTTCGGCGACCGTGTATCCCGACGCGAGCTTGGGCTTAATATCGCCTACGGAACAATTGAACGCACCGCTGAGGATGACCGTTGGTGGCGCTGGTATACGGCTACAGCTGGTCGCCAGATTTCACTACGTCCAGATAATCAGGGAACGATTCGTGCGATGCTAGCATTCAAGGACCGCGCGAATAGCCTTGCCGCGATGCCGTCTGATGAAGCTCGTGCTCAATTACGGGACATTTTTGCCGGAGCTGGCTGGCAGGATGAACGAGTGGTCAATGGATTTGCGACCTCGAAGGATGTTTATTTTGATTATTTGACCCAGATTATGATGTCCACATGGTCGGAAGGCAGAGTGTGTGTTACAGGCGATGCGGCATGGTGCGTGACTCCGATCGGCGGTGGCGGCTCCTCGCTGGCATTGATTGGTGGATACGTTCTGGCAGCGTTCCTATCGCAATCGGAATCCAATGATGTAGCTAGTATCCGAACTTGTCTCGACAAGTATGAGCAATGGATGCGTCCCATCATTGATAAAGCGCAGCATTTGCCACCAGGCGCGCCGGACTTCTTTTACCCGCAGACCAAACTGGGCGTTGGAACGATGCAGACGTTTATACGGATTGCCAGCTTTGGTCCGTTTCGTAAGCTTGCTTCACGCATCGGGCATGTGGCGCGTACGAAGCAGCAACTTCCAGATATACGGATTGTTCAAACTATACTGTAG
- a CDS encoding ankyrin repeat domain-containing protein, translating into MPKKRKTLPKNFDQLIEAGDLSALKEVFNQCEWDARGGYSKEPALSFYNVPAELIRWLVEQGADIQAADNYGKTPLHHHARSWCGHTALLLELGADLEAVDYQNETPLFAAHGSFKPDAVRILIGSGANIHARNKRNQTPLEKALAECRNINIVEMAEIAAFMLDLGIVITPAMRDHVKRIGSEFEFHRAGFNEEYIEQTDQALTRLYELFEVEPVAKRHMHDGVSPITVSTKGWQQQHAELWKLLIPSSGSAQTVQGEVIRITGKISYEILDHGGINWDQQFRSMLQGLLHHFSIGTPLSDAELAEAQALADQLHNGNGTDEPARLCELAVEWVLLNPQPILLGAPGYTR; encoded by the coding sequence ATGCCCAAAAAAAGAAAAACACTGCCCAAAAACTTCGACCAACTCATTGAAGCAGGCGACCTGTCCGCATTGAAAGAAGTATTCAATCAATGTGAATGGGATGCGCGGGGCGGCTACAGCAAAGAGCCAGCTTTGAGCTTTTACAATGTACCAGCGGAGCTCATCCGTTGGCTGGTGGAGCAGGGTGCAGATATACAGGCAGCCGACAACTATGGGAAAACACCGCTGCATCACCATGCGAGAAGCTGGTGCGGGCATACGGCATTGCTGCTAGAACTGGGCGCAGACCTAGAAGCAGTGGATTACCAAAATGAGACTCCGCTGTTTGCTGCTCATGGTTCGTTCAAGCCAGATGCGGTTCGCATATTAATTGGTAGCGGCGCGAATATCCATGCCAGAAATAAGCGGAATCAGACGCCGCTGGAAAAAGCATTGGCTGAATGCAGAAATATAAACATTGTGGAAATGGCAGAGATTGCAGCGTTCATGCTTGATTTGGGAATCGTGATTACTCCAGCCATGAGAGATCATGTGAAGCGGATTGGAAGCGAGTTCGAATTTCATCGGGCAGGGTTCAATGAGGAGTATATAGAGCAGACCGATCAGGCACTGACGCGTTTATATGAATTATTCGAGGTTGAACCAGTCGCAAAGCGTCATATGCACGATGGTGTATCGCCCATCACCGTATCCACGAAGGGCTGGCAGCAGCAGCACGCCGAACTATGGAAGCTCCTTATTCCATCCAGTGGTTCCGCACAAACGGTGCAAGGGGAAGTCATTCGGATTACAGGCAAAATTTCTTACGAGATTCTGGATCATGGTGGGATAAATTGGGATCAGCAATTCCGTAGTATGCTGCAAGGATTGCTGCATCATTTCAGTATAGGTACGCCATTGAGCGATGCCGAACTTGCAGAAGCGCAAGCATTGGCAGACCAACTTCACAATGGAAATGGCACAGATGAACCTGCCAGATTATGCGAGTTGGCAGTAGAGTGGGTGCTGCTCAATCCACAACCGATCCTGCTGGGAGCACCCGGATATACGCGATAA
- a CDS encoding short-chain dehydrogenase — protein MKHALVIGGSGMLSQTSLWLAEQGYTVSIIGRDSAKLHRLANVNPHIIPIPVDYSNDIECRNAIKQSISVNGSYDLVVAWIHGDGIPVIQLLDSEIQEVRSEKWKLFHVLGSGADVKAYVQTVGKLEHCEYHQIQLGFVIEQDGSRWLTHHEIANGVIAGMIGESSYHLVGTLTPWSQKP, from the coding sequence ATGAAACACGCACTTGTCATTGGTGGATCAGGAATGCTATCCCAAACTTCATTATGGCTTGCCGAGCAGGGTTATACTGTATCAATTATTGGTAGAGATAGTGCTAAGCTGCATCGATTAGCCAATGTAAATCCTCATATCATCCCCATTCCGGTCGATTATAGCAACGACATCGAATGTAGAAACGCAATCAAGCAATCCATATCTGTAAACGGCAGTTACGATCTGGTAGTCGCTTGGATTCACGGAGACGGCATACCCGTTATCCAGCTATTGGATAGCGAAATACAGGAAGTACGTAGCGAGAAGTGGAAGCTGTTTCATGTGTTGGGTAGTGGAGCCGATGTGAAGGCGTATGTGCAGACAGTCGGCAAGCTAGAACATTGTGAATATCATCAAATTCAGCTTGGGTTTGTGATAGAGCAGGACGGTTCACGCTGGCTGACTCATCATGAAATTGCTAATGGAGTCATTGCAGGCATGATTGGCGAATCCAGTTATCATTTGGTTGGAACATTAACCCCGTGGAGCCAAAAACCGTAA
- a CDS encoding oxidoreductase, producing MSNIYRIQTKRSKRYADSEVKPEGQVNPHFSDILIDGISIYEMLKKHDMIPCFGWGIQEHQQQMVDYFLLNDRHPYLYYRYPLLVCPWCGDEECGFISVFVEREGDTVTWQDFRLGEEGELLPLGPFTFEWEEYEQAIRGTYVERE from the coding sequence ATGAGCAACATCTATCGTATTCAAACGAAACGATCGAAGCGTTATGCCGATTCGGAAGTGAAGCCAGAAGGACAAGTAAATCCGCATTTTAGCGATATCCTCATCGATGGTATCTCTATTTACGAGATGCTGAAAAAGCACGATATGATTCCGTGCTTTGGCTGGGGAATCCAAGAGCATCAGCAGCAAATGGTAGATTACTTTTTGCTGAATGATCGGCATCCTTATCTGTATTATCGTTATCCCCTGCTGGTTTGTCCGTGGTGCGGTGATGAGGAATGTGGCTTCATTTCGGTATTTGTGGAGCGTGAAGGAGATACAGTAACATGGCAGGATTTTAGATTGGGTGAAGAGGGTGAATTACTTCCATTGGGTCCTTTTACGTTTGAATGGGAGGAATATGAACAAGCGATTCGCGGTACATATGTAGAACGAGAGTAG
- a CDS encoding copper amine oxidase N-terminal domain-containing protein — translation MRKWITAVLILTSLCLIYSPMSSLAKANSIVRINEVSIELGGDRYSVTLTKPVYINNGRVLLPVREIGQNASLRTFWNATSKTVSLYGAEHTIQLTIGSKTAMVDGKKTSLDVPAQIINGVTYLPLKFIASGLKQTVSWDAANRSIYLPSSYVMGMDQNLTYWINRDTKNIYQAIGQQKGKMIGKVKIDLYYSTDVEVKKLSDSSAYIKATEAVGVDNRIRTTDRLIAANHKIIKEGFLPIVGDFIDTSIDTSNGEYVFTNGKQTDFVTPTGKQTSSYNLAQKLNPDYSYLVEHAEAPFLIVREYETQHLIVYNRETGKAVYLHEVLNLPAKEKQFLIQAAADRSEYTSESTIITFVKNNNGTLSFRYKFPSDNSVHVYTYKLD, via the coding sequence ATGCGTAAATGGATCACAGCTGTATTGATTCTCACCAGTCTATGTCTAATCTATAGCCCCATGTCTTCTTTAGCCAAGGCGAACAGTATAGTTCGTATAAACGAAGTAAGTATTGAACTCGGTGGAGACCGTTACAGCGTCACCCTGACCAAGCCTGTCTATATTAACAACGGAAGAGTGCTGCTGCCTGTTCGTGAAATCGGTCAAAACGCCAGTCTCCGTACATTCTGGAATGCTACGAGCAAAACGGTCTCCCTATACGGAGCCGAGCACACAATTCAACTGACCATCGGCAGCAAAACAGCGATGGTAGACGGCAAGAAAACCAGTCTTGACGTACCCGCTCAGATTATCAATGGAGTGACCTATCTTCCTTTAAAATTCATTGCCAGCGGGTTAAAGCAGACCGTATCATGGGATGCAGCCAACCGGAGCATTTATCTGCCTTCCTCGTATGTGATGGGCATGGATCAGAATCTCACCTACTGGATCAACCGTGATACCAAAAATATATACCAAGCCATCGGACAGCAAAAAGGCAAAATGATCGGCAAAGTAAAAATCGATCTGTACTATTCGACGGATGTTGAAGTGAAGAAACTGTCCGATTCATCTGCTTATATCAAAGCCACCGAAGCAGTAGGTGTTGACAATCGGATTCGTACTACAGACCGTCTCATTGCAGCCAATCATAAGATTATCAAAGAAGGATTTCTGCCTATCGTCGGTGATTTTATAGATACTAGTATCGATACCAGCAATGGCGAATATGTATTCACAAACGGCAAACAAACCGATTTCGTAACACCGACAGGTAAACAAACATCATCTTACAATCTGGCTCAGAAGCTGAATCCAGACTACAGCTATTTGGTCGAGCATGCCGAAGCCCCATTCCTGATCGTCCGCGAGTACGAAACCCAGCATCTGATTGTATACAATCGGGAAACTGGCAAAGCTGTCTACTTACACGAAGTATTGAATCTGCCAGCAAAAGAAAAACAATTCCTAATCCAAGCTGCCGCCGACCGTTCTGAATATACTTCAGAGAGCACCATCATTACGTTTGTTAAAAACAATAATGGTACGCTATCGTTCCGTTACAAATTCCCCTCCGATAATTCGGTTCATGTGTATACGTATAAGCTAGATTGA
- a CDS encoding NAD(P)H-dependent oxidoreductase — MRNTLVILAHPNLEVSRVNRRWQQELVKHPQEVTLHELYKEYPDWQIDIAREQQLLEQYDHIILQFPLYWYSYPPLLKKWMDEVFAYGWAYGSTGDRLKGKHFSVALSIGNHEINYLPGGSVQFTVEQVLAPFKASLHHVGAVELPHFAFFGASFQATDEQVEQSAVDYVEYIRNGSAVVEQR; from the coding sequence ATGAGAAACACACTGGTTATACTGGCACATCCGAATTTGGAGGTATCGCGGGTCAATCGTCGCTGGCAGCAGGAGTTGGTGAAGCATCCGCAGGAAGTTACTTTGCATGAATTATACAAAGAATATCCTGATTGGCAGATCGACATCGCCCGCGAACAGCAATTGTTGGAGCAATACGATCATATTATTTTACAATTTCCGCTGTACTGGTATAGCTATCCGCCCTTGCTGAAAAAATGGATGGATGAAGTATTCGCTTACGGCTGGGCATACGGATCGACAGGAGATCGTTTGAAAGGCAAACACTTCAGTGTCGCGTTGTCCATCGGCAATCACGAAATCAACTATTTGCCGGGTGGCTCGGTTCAGTTTACCGTAGAGCAGGTTCTAGCTCCTTTTAAAGCAAGTCTTCATCATGTCGGCGCTGTCGAGCTTCCGCATTTTGCCTTTTTCGGCGCTTCCTTTCAGGCGACAGACGAACAGGTGGAGCAGAGCGCTGTTGATTATGTCGAGTATATTCGCAATGGCTCCGCTGTGGTTGAACAGAGATAA
- a CDS encoding winged helix-turn-helix transcriptional regulator, whose product MKQYNLGIEATLEIIGGKWKALIVCLLMTGVKRTGQLERSITGISQKVLIQQLRELERDGLVERKVYEQMPPRVEYSLTPYGVTAIQIVEVMCAWGTKNIHMRQQAGEEIELLEDELAASHAPTSK is encoded by the coding sequence ATGAAACAATATAATCTGGGCATTGAAGCTACCTTGGAGATCATCGGGGGCAAATGGAAAGCGCTAATCGTCTGTCTGCTGATGACTGGTGTTAAACGAACCGGACAGCTAGAGCGCAGCATTACAGGCATTTCACAAAAGGTACTGATTCAGCAGCTGCGCGAGCTGGAACGCGACGGTCTGGTCGAGCGCAAAGTATATGAGCAAATGCCGCCCCGCGTCGAATACAGTCTGACTCCATATGGCGTTACTGCCATCCAAATTGTGGAGGTTATGTGCGCATGGGGAACGAAAAATATCCATATGCGCCAGCAAGCTGGTGAAGAGATTGAATTGCTGGAAGACGAGCTAGCCGCGTCTCATGCTCCCACCTCCAAGTAA
- a CDS encoding SDR family oxidoreductase, translating to MLGKKTIFITGAGTGLGKGAAIGLAQKGHKVIATVETISQVPPLQDYAKEQGLNIEVFKLDVNNPLDRAQVDKYDIDVFVANAAIGQGGPLAELPVENLRQIFETNVFSSLELVQLVAKQMVAKKKGKIIFISSIAGLSVTPYLGPYCASKHAVEAIAQALKDELAEFNIQVATINPGPFKTGFNDMMFAEKEKWYDEKTNFTKRADLLKGEKMLAQQFDPQDMIEKMVEIIDAKHHPFRNVYPEASEQQVKEYQAKLWEEQV from the coding sequence ATGCTAGGGAAAAAGACCATTTTCATCACAGGTGCAGGAACCGGACTCGGAAAAGGCGCTGCCATTGGACTTGCACAAAAAGGGCACAAGGTTATTGCTACCGTTGAAACGATCTCTCAGGTTCCACCATTGCAGGACTATGCTAAGGAACAGGGTTTGAATATCGAGGTGTTCAAGCTGGACGTGAACAATCCGCTGGATCGTGCTCAGGTGGATAAATACGATATTGATGTATTTGTTGCCAATGCTGCGATTGGACAAGGTGGTCCACTTGCGGAATTGCCAGTCGAGAATCTGCGCCAGATTTTTGAAACCAATGTATTCAGTTCGTTGGAGCTGGTTCAGCTGGTTGCCAAACAAATGGTGGCGAAGAAAAAAGGGAAGATCATCTTTATCAGCTCAATCGCTGGTCTGAGTGTAACCCCGTATCTCGGTCCCTATTGCGCATCTAAGCATGCGGTGGAAGCCATTGCACAGGCACTCAAGGATGAGCTGGCTGAATTTAATATACAAGTTGCTACGATCAATCCGGGTCCTTTCAAGACTGGATTCAACGATATGATGTTTGCCGAAAAAGAAAAATGGTATGACGAAAAGACCAATTTCACCAAACGTGCCGATCTGCTGAAGGGCGAAAAAATGCTCGCCCAGCAATTTGATCCGCAGGATATGATCGAGAAAATGGTCGAAATCATCGACGCTAAGCACCACCCATTCCGCAATGTGTACCCCGAAGCTTCCGAGCAACAGGTGAAGGAATATCAAGCCAAGCTGTGGGAAGAACAGGTGTAA
- a CDS encoding MerR family transcriptional regulator — protein sequence MNYISIGEAAAHFGLPESTLRFYEKKGLLPLVERDAAGRRLYSEHQMLLLKLIIYLKNTHMPIRTIRQYIDWVIEGNHTIPQRLDMMQQHKQAVLDEISFMHEALDAMDSKITRYQKQLQSHTESPTTL from the coding sequence ATGAATTATATATCCATTGGTGAAGCAGCGGCGCATTTTGGTTTGCCGGAATCGACGCTGCGCTTCTATGAGAAAAAAGGATTGTTGCCGCTGGTGGAGCGCGATGCAGCGGGACGCCGTTTGTATTCAGAGCATCAGATGTTGCTGCTCAAGCTCATCATATATCTGAAAAATACACATATGCCCATCCGTACTATTCGGCAGTATATAGACTGGGTGATTGAGGGTAATCATACAATACCGCAGCGTTTGGACATGATGCAGCAGCATAAGCAAGCGGTACTGGACGAAATCTCATTTATGCACGAAGCACTAGATGCGATGGATTCCAAAATCACACGTTACCAAAAGCAACTGCAATCCCACACAGAATCCCCAACCACTCTATAA